Part of the Bacilli bacterium genome, CAGGACTGAATTTCCCGATCGTATAGTTGATCGTGTTATGGTATGCCTCTACATAAGCGGACGGATGCGGGTAACTTTTATCGAGGGCGTCATTTAACAGACTGTCTGTGTAAAGCACTTCCGAGATCCCTACGGCAAGGTCAATCTGGGCGCGAAAATCTTTGCTGGTCTGTTCCATGGCAAGCGAAATATCCCGAATCTTTTGGTTGCGCACATTGTTTGTCGTTACCGTGTAGAACATGATATTCGTAAAGATGATGGGAATAAAGACGGAAAGAAAATACAAAATCAGCATTTTGCTTCTTATTCTGACGTTGTTCAAGTTAAAGCCCATGCGCATGCCACCGTCCTTATTTTTGCAGCAAGGCGTTGCGATATTCCGTAGGCGTGCAGTGCTCCACTTTGACGAATTGGTACACAAAATAATCGGCGTTGCTGAAACCGACGCTTTCGGCAATTTCGTAAACGCGCAACTCGGTTTGGCGGAGAAGCTCTTTTGCCTTTTGAATGCGGACGTGCAAAAGAAAATCGTTAAAATAAACGCCGAACGTTTTTTTGAACAATTGTCCCATGTAAACAGGATTCATATAAAATTTTTTGGAAATGCTTTTCAAACTGATCGTTTCATAATAATGCGTTTCAATATAAGACTTTACCCTGGAAATTTCGCTAATCGTATTCGCTTTGCGCAATTTTGCGATCAACCGCGAGCTTTCCAATATAAAATTTGCAAACAGGCTTTTCAATTCCGTAAGCGTAATCGGATAGAGCGTCCACTGCATAAGCGGTTTTAGCGTCAGCAGGTCGTTTTTGTCCCCCCGCATGGCGCCGATTGCGCGAATGACGTGGAAAACCATTTCGGTTATGGAATCTTTTATCGCTTCATAGGCAACATGTTTATTTTGGAATTCTAGAAACACGTTGTCAATGGTTACATGGAGCGCCTCTTCGTTGTGTTCTTCGATTTGTTCCAGCAAAACGGCAATCTTGTCGCGGGCAATTTCCGCGAACGTAAGCGATAAAGATTGCAATTTGTCATATTGATACAGCTTGAATTCCGGATAGGCGTACTTGTACCGCATGGCCTCGTTGGCGGTTCGGTATGCATGGCCGACATTTTCCGCCCCGCTTGCCAACTGCCCGATATACATGCGCGTTCTGTCGGCGATTTTCCCGTCCAACCGGGCAAACACGCCTTCCGCGAATTTTTCCGGATCGTTTTCCCACTGCAGCAAACATCTGAACGGCAGCAGGAAGCCATAAACTCCTTTTTTCTGTTCATTGCCATAAATCTGCTCATTGCCGCCGCAGGCCTCCGTTACCGCCTTGCCAATGTTGTCGCCAATGTGCGCGAATCCGACGCCATTTTGCTCATCGCTTGCGTATTCAAGAATTCCGTTTACCTCAACAATCAGGTAGTAAAACAATTCGGACTTGGCCAAATTGCACAACATGGATAATTCATCGGCATTTTCGCTGCTTAACTCGCCCAATTGCAATTGTTTCAAAATCGTATCCGCCATGATCGCTTTCTGTTTGTATTGCAATTGCTTTTCTTTCTCAATTTGCTCGTTCAGATTGTTTAACGCCTTCACCAATTCTTCTTCGTCAATCGGCTTTAATATAAAATCGTGCACGCCGAACTTGATTGCCTGTTGGGCATATTTAAAGTCGTTGTATCCGCTTACAATAATGAACTTGATTTTGTCATTGCCGTTTTCCC contains:
- a CDS encoding response regulator, with the protein product MNKVILVDDEVFARQGLGNLIDWEQCGFTICGEAGNGEEALQLIELNAPNLVLTDIRMPEMDGLKLIQKVRENGNDKIKFIIVSGYNDFKYAQQAIKFGVHDFILKPIDEEELVKALNNLNEQIEKEKQLQYKQKAIMADTILKQLQLGELSSENADELSMLCNLAKSELFYYLIVEVNGILEYASDEQNGVGFAHIGDNIGKAVTEACGGNEQIYGNEQKKGVYGFLLPFRCLLQWENDPEKFAEGVFARLDGKIADRTRMYIGQLASGAENVGHAYRTANEAMRYKYAYPEFKLYQYDKLQSLSLTFAEIARDKIAVLLEQIEEHNEEALHVTIDNVFLEFQNKHVAYEAIKDSITEMVFHVIRAIGAMRGDKNDLLTLKPLMQWTLYPITLTELKSLFANFILESSRLIAKLRKANTISEISRVKSYIETHYYETISLKSISKKFYMNPVYMGQLFKKTFGVYFNDFLLHVRIQKAKELLRQTELRVYEIAESVGFSNADYFVYQFVKVEHCTPTEYRNALLQK